In bacterium, a single window of DNA contains:
- a CDS encoding type II toxin-antitoxin system PemK/MazF family toxin, producing the protein MRRGEIWWVRFPSPIGLRPAVLVSRNQAYRVRTAVTVVPLTRTIRRIPVEVALGPEDGIPQRSVANADTVATVPKTSLVEYLTTLSPAKLQALDQALKFAMDLP; encoded by the coding sequence GTGAGGCGGGGCGAGATCTGGTGGGTGCGGTTCCCAAGCCCCATCGGCCTCCGCCCCGCCGTGCTGGTCTCTCGGAATCAGGCCTACCGAGTACGCACCGCCGTGACCGTGGTCCCCCTGACGCGAACGATCCGACGGATTCCCGTTGAGGTTGCGCTGGGTCCGGAGGATGGGATTCCCCAGCGGAGCGTGGCCAACGCCGACACCGTCGCGACGGTCCCCAAAACATCGCTGGTGGAGTACCTGACAACACTCTCACCGGCCAAGCTCCAGGCGCTCGACCAGGCCTTGAAGTTCGCCATGGATCTCCCGTAG
- a CDS encoding ribbon-helix-helix protein, CopG family, which produces MKKVAISLPDAQADAVERIRRRLRIPRSQVIQRAIAVYLAAEGHHRAVRAYEEGYRRWPEGTEAEALAQATTGALEQEEWS; this is translated from the coding sequence ATGAAAAAGGTAGCCATCAGTCTTCCGGATGCTCAGGCGGACGCCGTCGAGCGCATACGTCGCCGGCTGCGGATTCCGCGCAGCCAGGTTATCCAACGGGCCATTGCCGTGTACCTGGCGGCGGAAGGACATCACCGGGCGGTCCGCGCGTACGAGGAGGGCTATCGCCGGTGGCCCGAGGGCACCGAGGCCGAAGCCCTGGCCCAGGCCACCACGGGCGCGTTGGAGCAGGAGGAGTGGTCGTGA
- a CDS encoding FAD-dependent oxidoreductase, giving the protein MPSRAVVVGAGAIGAACAHFLARSGWGVTLVDRDEIGRGCSYANACLIVPSHSHPIPEPGAIRRAARWMLRPDSPFYVRPRLDPGLLDWLWRFRRACSPEAAERGFRSLLDLSRAGLALFEEMTREAGPAFFYKRQGLLHVYLTDAGFREAHHEHVALREAGFNARLLDRAEALEFEPALSPRIRGGLFIEGEAHGDCYAYTLGLAGRLEASGARLITGRGVSRITVAGGRARGVLLEPQGEEIPADLVVLAAGAWTPALAAPLGLRIPLQPAKGYSATIPGYPGAPRVPLLSMERRVVVTPLGDRLRFGGTLELAGLTPGINPVRYRAVVSAAHELLASPPPVDQAEAWYGFRPVTPDGLPVIGWAPGIEGLIVASGHAMLGFTQAPITGKLVAELADGRPPSVPLEPFRPDRF; this is encoded by the coding sequence ATGCCCAGCCGCGCCGTTGTCGTCGGAGCCGGCGCCATCGGCGCCGCCTGCGCGCACTTCTTAGCCCGATCCGGCTGGGGGGTCACGCTGGTGGATCGCGATGAGATCGGCCGCGGCTGCTCCTACGCCAACGCCTGCCTGATCGTTCCCAGCCACTCCCACCCGATTCCAGAGCCCGGAGCAATCCGCCGGGCCGCTCGCTGGATGCTCAGGCCGGACAGCCCGTTCTACGTGCGCCCTCGCCTCGATCCAGGGCTGCTCGACTGGTTGTGGAGGTTCCGACGTGCATGTAGCCCCGAGGCAGCGGAGCGCGGGTTCCGTTCGCTGCTCGATCTCAGCCGGGCCGGCCTGGCGCTCTTCGAAGAGATGACGCGCGAGGCAGGCCCGGCTTTCTTCTATAAGCGTCAGGGTCTGCTGCACGTCTATCTCACGGACGCGGGCTTCCGCGAAGCCCATCACGAGCACGTCGCGCTACGGGAGGCCGGGTTCAACGCCCGGCTCCTCGACCGGGCAGAGGCGCTGGAGTTTGAGCCCGCGCTCAGCCCGCGCATCCGCGGCGGGCTGTTCATCGAGGGCGAGGCGCACGGCGACTGTTACGCCTACACCCTGGGTCTGGCGGGCCGACTGGAGGCGAGTGGGGCTCGACTGATCACCGGACGCGGCGTTTCGCGGATCACGGTGGCGGGAGGCAGGGCGCGTGGTGTGCTGCTTGAGCCGCAGGGTGAAGAGATCCCCGCGGACCTGGTGGTGCTTGCCGCCGGCGCATGGACGCCTGCACTGGCCGCGCCGCTCGGGCTGCGCATCCCGCTTCAGCCGGCCAAGGGCTACAGTGCGACCATCCCAGGATATCCAGGCGCACCCCGTGTGCCGCTCCTCTCGATGGAACGGCGCGTGGTTGTCACGCCGCTGGGCGATCGGCTCCGATTCGGCGGCACACTTGAGCTGGCCGGTCTCACACCCGGCATCAACCCGGTTCGGTACAGGGCCGTGGTGAGCGCCGCTCACGAGTTGCTGGCGAGTCCGCCGCCTGTGGATCAGGCCGAGGCCTGGTACGGCTTCCGGCCCGTCACTCCTGACGGACTGCCGGTTATAGGATGGGCGCCGGGGATCGAGGGACTCATCGTCGCCTCCGGGCACGCGATGCTGGGCTTCACGCAGGCGCCGATTACGGGGAAGCTGGTGGCTGAACTGGCGGATGGGCGGCCGCCGTCGGTGCCGCTGGAGCCCTTCCGCCCCGACCGCTTCTAG
- a CDS encoding ABC-F family ATP-binding cassette domain-containing protein, whose amino-acid sequence MPLLAVNDVSKSYADLEILRGVTFSLEARERAALIGRNGTGKTTLLRLLAGLDQPDEGRIGLAGWARVAYLPQTPVGPSESAVLAHVLEGAADVRALEARALDLEHLMAAPEVHGDTNRLNAVMEEYARVRDHFEHAGGFTLETRAWMVLSGLGFREPDIARPLGVLSGGWRVRAELARALLGEPDLLLLDEPTNHLDLAATEWLEDYLKSFPGACIVVSHDRALLDAVTSRTLELEDSRVTSYPGAYSAYARLKAERIRLQQEAWVRQQEEIAKLEDYIRRYKAGQRAAQAKSREKMLARVEAEMIEAPRERRGLRVRATSAPASGKIVARLKKVTKRFEDPTADAAAAGGAGAPAAGAGSPGAAGIEVLSEVSLEIYRGERVGMLGPNGAGKSTLLRLIAGLETPTSGIVTLGTGVRPRYFAQESTLALDPANSVLDEILSDRPLSPEQVRAYLGRFLFSGEEVFKRVGMLSGGERQRLSLAKLLLDEPNLLLLDEPTNHLDIPAREALEAALREFPGTMIVATHDRYLLERLATRILTVEDRGIADFAGTYREMRERRTREAAQRAQRSEPRAGKATRKGAAGTPPAAPTFDEVAAQIAAAERERDEAAGWLGDPDLYRDPARAKAMRLRYEEAERKLEALYETLERIEEAENQ is encoded by the coding sequence ATGCCACTTCTTGCGGTCAACGACGTTTCCAAATCGTACGCCGACCTGGAGATCCTCCGGGGTGTCACCTTCTCATTGGAGGCCCGCGAGCGCGCCGCGCTGATCGGCCGCAACGGCACCGGCAAGACTACCTTGCTGCGCCTGCTGGCAGGGCTGGATCAACCCGATGAGGGGCGGATCGGCCTGGCCGGATGGGCGCGGGTGGCTTACCTCCCGCAGACCCCTGTGGGACCGTCGGAGAGCGCGGTTCTCGCGCACGTGCTGGAAGGCGCGGCAGACGTCCGCGCGCTTGAAGCGCGCGCCCTCGACCTGGAGCACCTGATGGCCGCGCCCGAGGTGCACGGCGATACCAACCGGCTCAACGCGGTCATGGAAGAGTACGCCCGCGTGCGCGATCACTTCGAGCATGCGGGCGGGTTCACGCTGGAGACCCGCGCCTGGATGGTCCTCTCGGGACTGGGCTTCCGCGAACCGGACATTGCGCGGCCGCTCGGCGTGCTGAGCGGCGGGTGGCGCGTCCGCGCGGAGCTGGCGCGCGCGCTGCTGGGCGAGCCCGATCTGCTGCTGCTCGACGAGCCGACGAACCACCTCGACCTGGCCGCGACCGAGTGGCTGGAGGACTACCTCAAGTCGTTCCCAGGCGCGTGCATCGTGGTGAGCCACGACCGAGCCCTGCTCGACGCCGTGACCTCGCGCACTCTCGAACTTGAAGACAGTCGGGTAACCTCCTATCCCGGCGCCTACTCCGCCTACGCGAGATTGAAGGCCGAACGGATTCGTCTGCAGCAGGAGGCTTGGGTCCGGCAGCAGGAGGAGATCGCGAAGCTCGAGGACTACATCCGCCGCTACAAGGCTGGACAGCGCGCCGCGCAGGCCAAGAGCCGCGAGAAGATGCTTGCCCGCGTGGAAGCCGAGATGATCGAGGCACCGCGGGAGCGGCGCGGGCTCCGGGTGAGGGCTACCTCTGCGCCCGCGTCGGGGAAGATTGTGGCACGGCTCAAGAAGGTGACCAAGCGGTTCGAGGATCCCACGGCGGATGCGGCGGCGGCCGGCGGGGCGGGCGCACCCGCCGCCGGCGCGGGCAGCCCCGGTGCCGCAGGCATTGAGGTGCTCAGCGAGGTGAGTCTCGAGATCTACCGCGGCGAGCGCGTCGGCATGCTGGGACCCAACGGCGCCGGCAAGTCCACGCTGCTGCGCCTGATCGCGGGCCTGGAGACCCCCACATCGGGTATCGTCACGCTTGGGACCGGCGTGCGGCCCCGCTACTTCGCCCAGGAGTCCACCCTGGCGCTCGATCCCGCCAACAGCGTGCTCGACGAGATCCTCTCCGACCGGCCGCTCAGTCCTGAGCAGGTGCGCGCCTACCTGGGCCGCTTTCTCTTCAGCGGCGAGGAGGTCTTCAAGCGCGTGGGGATGCTCTCCGGCGGCGAGCGCCAGCGCCTGAGTCTGGCGAAGTTGCTGCTGGACGAGCCCAACCTGCTGCTGCTGGATGAGCCCACCAACCATCTGGACATCCCGGCGCGCGAGGCGCTGGAGGCGGCGCTGCGCGAGTTTCCCGGCACGATGATCGTGGCCACACACGACCGCTATCTGTTGGAGCGGCTTGCGACGCGCATTCTCACGGTCGAGGACCGCGGCATCGCCGACTTCGCCGGCACCTATCGCGAGATGCGCGAGCGCCGTACAAGGGAGGCAGCACAGCGGGCGCAGAGGTCGGAGCCGCGCGCCGGGAAGGCCACGCGCAAGGGCGCGGCAGGTACGCCGCCGGCTGCGCCGACCTTCGACGAGGTGGCCGCTCAGATCGCGGCCGCGGAGCGTGAGCGGGACGAGGCCGCGGGGTGGCTGGGTGATCCCGACCTCTACCGCGACCCGGCTCGGGCCAAGGCGATGCGGCTGCGGTACGAGGAAGCGGAGCGCAAATTGGAGGCACTGTACGAAACGCTCGAGCGGATTGAGGAGGCGGAAAATCAATGA
- a CDS encoding uroporphyrinogen decarboxylase family protein: MSESREADYSVFQEGVALMADAMRGTARWVPVYAQMHEFVAEQCGIPRREFFRRPELLVSATLDTQARFGLDVPAITYDVYNIEAEALGQGIQWSEDGMPDIDRTAPLIRDRADLSRIRTPDFDSQPACQRVLEMYAHFRRLAGIEPGLSFCAPFTLATNLRGIEQFLLDMYTDPEFARDLLARISEEVLAPWIVYLQRHFPHSTKISGVDATASPPIVNLTLLREWVVPSILRLRELSGPGVAVANWAGERYLKRPEEMLDLKLLVGPGPLLGQDPDVEALGPGFYKTYADLHDVPLILGVGAGFLAQERPAAVAERVRRYAEVGARGGRFALYLCNLGANTPPENLRAAVEAAHAVAVA; the protein is encoded by the coding sequence GTGTCTGAGTCGCGCGAGGCGGACTACTCCGTGTTCCAGGAGGGCGTCGCCCTGATGGCGGATGCCATGCGCGGCACGGCCCGGTGGGTGCCCGTGTATGCCCAGATGCACGAGTTCGTTGCCGAGCAGTGCGGCATTCCCCGCCGAGAGTTCTTCAGGCGGCCCGAACTCCTGGTGTCGGCCACGCTGGATACCCAGGCGCGATTCGGTCTGGACGTCCCGGCCATTACCTACGACGTCTACAACATCGAGGCCGAGGCGCTGGGGCAAGGTATCCAGTGGAGCGAGGACGGGATGCCGGACATCGACCGGACCGCGCCCCTGATCCGCGACCGAGCCGACCTCTCGCGCATCCGGACGCCCGACTTCGATTCGCAACCGGCCTGTCAGCGCGTTCTGGAGATGTACGCTCATTTCAGGAGACTCGCGGGGATCGAGCCGGGGCTGAGCTTCTGCGCCCCCTTCACGCTGGCCACGAACCTGCGCGGCATCGAGCAGTTTCTCCTGGACATGTACACGGACCCCGAGTTCGCTCGAGACCTCCTCGCCCGGATCTCGGAGGAGGTGCTGGCGCCGTGGATCGTCTACCTGCAGCGCCATTTTCCACACAGCACAAAGATCTCGGGCGTGGATGCCACCGCTTCCCCGCCCATCGTCAACCTGACCTTGCTCCGGGAGTGGGTGGTCCCCTCGATTCTCCGGCTCCGCGAGTTGTCCGGTCCGGGAGTCGCCGTGGCGAATTGGGCCGGAGAGCGCTATCTGAAGCGGCCCGAGGAGATGCTGGACCTCAAGCTTCTTGTCGGTCCGGGCCCTCTTCTGGGACAGGATCCAGACGTAGAAGCGCTGGGTCCCGGCTTCTACAAGACCTACGCCGACCTTCACGACGTGCCGCTGATCCTGGGCGTCGGCGCCGGCTTTCTGGCCCAGGAGCGGCCGGCGGCCGTCGCCGAGCGCGTGCGACGCTACGCAGAGGTGGGGGCGCGGGGCGGGCGGTTTGCTCTGTATCTCTGCAACCTGGGCGCAAACACGCCACCGGAGAACCTCCGCGCCGCGGTGGAGGCGGCCCACGCCGTAGCCGTAGCCTAG
- a CDS encoding LacI family DNA-binding transcriptional regulator, which produces MATVRDVARRAGVSMATAARALGGYGYVSVHAREKVARAARDLDYHPNAIARSMIKGRTNTLAVIVSDNANPFFAAVVRGVEDVVLAQGYAIILCNADEDPIKEAMYLGTIRQKRVDGLIISPSGGPADLLRGLLASGIPTVQVDRRLNGLKTDAVLIDNRAGVRAAVEHLIRLGHRRIGIISGPRRLYTGSERLEAFLDTLRRAGIKPDARCILEGTFKERSGYDLAGELLRVRRRPTALFVSNNLMTIGTLLRLKEEGVTIPQEMAVVGFDDMYWAPVLTPPLTAVAQPGYALGTAAAQLLLRRLAAPRSGPPETIVLQPQLVVRESCGAGARA; this is translated from the coding sequence ATGGCGACCGTACGAGATGTGGCCCGGCGTGCCGGGGTATCCATGGCGACCGCCGCCCGCGCATTGGGCGGCTACGGCTACGTGAGCGTCCACGCGAGAGAGAAGGTTGCGCGGGCCGCCCGCGACCTGGACTACCATCCCAACGCCATTGCCCGCAGCATGATCAAGGGCCGCACCAATACCCTGGCGGTGATCGTCTCGGACAACGCTAACCCGTTCTTTGCCGCCGTGGTCCGCGGCGTCGAGGACGTGGTGCTGGCACAGGGCTACGCCATCATCCTGTGCAACGCCGATGAGGATCCGATCAAGGAGGCAATGTACCTCGGAACGATCCGGCAGAAGCGCGTGGACGGGCTCATCATTTCTCCTTCCGGCGGACCTGCCGACCTACTGAGGGGACTGCTGGCAAGTGGCATTCCGACCGTCCAGGTGGACCGGCGCCTGAACGGCCTCAAGACCGACGCGGTCCTGATTGACAACCGGGCAGGCGTGCGCGCGGCGGTCGAGCACCTAATCCGCCTCGGCCACCGGCGCATAGGCATCATCAGCGGACCCCGGCGCCTCTACACCGGATCCGAGCGTCTCGAAGCGTTCCTCGATACGCTGCGGCGCGCGGGGATCAAGCCTGACGCGCGATGTATACTGGAGGGGACCTTCAAGGAACGGAGTGGGTATGATCTTGCCGGGGAACTCCTGCGGGTCCGCCGGCGCCCCACCGCCCTGTTCGTGTCAAACAACCTGATGACCATCGGCACACTGCTCCGGCTGAAAGAAGAGGGCGTCACTATCCCCCAGGAGATGGCAGTCGTGGGATTTGACGACATGTACTGGGCGCCGGTGCTGACGCCCCCGCTGACCGCGGTCGCCCAGCCCGGCTACGCCCTGGGCACTGCCGCGGCGCAGTTGCTCCTACGGCGGCTGGCCGCACCGCGTAGCGGCCCACCGGAGACCATTGTCCTCCAGCCGCAACTGGTCGTGCGGGAATCCTGCGGCGCCGGGGCCCGCGCCTGA